The following are from one region of the Hemitrygon akajei chromosome 31, sHemAka1.3, whole genome shotgun sequence genome:
- the LOC140719162 gene encoding transforming growth factor beta-1-induced transcript 1 protein-like isoform X1 — MEDLDALLADLENTTTHISKLLPEAGGPRPKDSATLCSPILHSNGHRVDISPQQPPPPAYTAQQTVRAAQASTQPRQGNKDHLYSTVCKPKTREGPGTSTSTMVGSGLSELDQLLQELNRTQSSITDEILAQFPPGISTETSSLSPEPQKEAGPGLVDTGHIGKQVPTGLESKAVMGNEQPVITHTVPHPEPKTSATSATLELDRLMASLSDFKIHSTPPAQPAAQTRVSAVSGDPVAARQTDSVDGNLDDMLGKLQSNLLQQGVSTVPKGSCTACRKPIVGQMVTALGQTWHPEHFVCTHCQVEIGGRNFFEKEGLPYCEQDYWELFSPRCADCKQPIMDKMVTALDRNWHPEHFCCMKCGCSFGPEGFHEREGKAYCRQDFYEMFASRCHGCGKAITDNYISALNLLWHPECFVCRDCYTPFVDGSFFEHAGQPYCETHYHQRRGSLCLACQKPIAGRCISAMGGRFHPDHFVCAFCLRHLNKGTFKEQNGKPYCHPCFAKLFG, encoded by the exons ACGCCCTCCTTGCTGATTTGGAAAACACCACAACGCACATCTCCAAGCTGCTTCCAGAGGCGGGCGGCCCCAGACCCAAGGACTccgcaaccctctgcagccccaTCCTGCACAGCAATGGACACAGAGTCGACATCAGTCCTCAGCAGCCTCCTCCGCCTGCGTACACAGCTCAACAG ACAGTGAGAGCAGCTCAAGCCTCAACACAGCCTCGTCAGGGCAATAAAGATCACTTGTACAG CACTGTCTGCAAGCCGAAGACCAGGGAGGGGCCCGGCACCAGCACTTCCACCATGGTGGGGAGCGGCCTTTCCGAGCTGGACCAGCTGTTGCAGGAGCTCAACAGGACACAGAGCAGCATTACAG ATGAAATCCTGGCCCAGTTCCCTCCAGGTATATCAACAGAGACATCCTCCCTGAGCCCAGAGCCCCAGAAGGAGGCTGGCCCAGGCCTAGTGGATACGGGACACATCGGGAAGCAGGTGCCAACAGGGTTGGAGTCCAAGGCAGTTATGGGGAATGAACAGCCTGTGATCAC ACATACCGTTCCGCACCCAGAGCCAAAGACCTCGGCCACTTCCGCCACGCTGGAGCTGGATAGACTCATGGCGTCACTGTCAGACTTCAAGATTCACAGCACA CCACCGGCTCAGCCAGCAGCACAGACGAGGGTGTCTGCCGTCTCCGGAGACCCCGTCGCGGCCAGACAGACGGACTCCGTGGATGGGAACCTGGACGACATGCTGGGGAAGCTTCAGTCGAACCTGCTCCAGCAGGGAGTGTCGACTGTGCCTAAGGGGAGTTGTACAGCCTGCAGGAAGCCCATCGTAGGGCAG ATGGTGACCGCGCTGGGCCAGACCTGGCACCCCGAACATTTTGTCTGCACCCACTGCCAGGTGGAGATCGGGGGCAGGAACTTCTTTGAGAAGGAAGGCCTGCCCTACTGTGAGCAGGATTACTGGGAGCTGTTCTCCCCCCGCTGTGCCGACTGCAAACAGCCCATCATGGAT AAAATGGTGACTGCACTTGATCGGAACTGGCACCCAGAACACTTCTGCTGCATGAAGTGTGGCTGCTCCTTCGGTCctgagg GTTTCCACGAGCGGGAAGGCAAGGCCTACTGTCGGCAGGACTTCTACGAAATGTTTGCTTCCCGTTGCCATGGGTGTGGGAAGGCCATTACCGACAACTACATCTCTGCCCTCAACCTGCTCTGGCACCCCGAGTGTTTTGTCTGCAGG GACTGCTACACACCGTTCGTGGATGGCAGCTTCTTCGAGCACGCCGGGCAGCCGTACTGCGAGACCCACTACCACCAGCGGCGGGGGTCCCTCTGCCTCGCCTGCCAGAAGCCCATCGCCGGCCGCTGCATCTCCGCCATGGGCGGCCGCTTCCACCCCGACCACTTCGTCTGTGCTTTTTGCCTCCGCCACCTCAACAAGGGCACCTTCAAGGAGCAGAACGGGAAGCCCTACTGCCACCCGTGTTTCGCCAAGCTTTTCGGCTAG
- the LOC140719162 gene encoding transforming growth factor beta-1-induced transcript 1 protein-like isoform X2 yields MEDLGEADDFYSPLSPRILIFDALLADLENTTTHISKLLPEAGGPRPKDSATLCSPILHSNGHRVDISPQQPPPPAYTAQQTVRAAQASTQPRQGNKDHLYSTVCKPKTREGPGTSTSTMVGSGLSELDQLLQELNRTQSSITDEILAQFPPGISTETSSLSPEPQKEAGPGLVDTGHIGKQVPTGLESKAVMGNEQPVITHTVPHPEPKTSATSATLELDRLMASLSDFKIHSTPPAQPAAQTRVSAVSGDPVAARQTDSVDGNLDDMLGKLQSNLLQQGVSTVPKGSCTACRKPIVGQMVTALGQTWHPEHFVCTHCQVEIGGRNFFEKEGLPYCEQDYWELFSPRCADCKQPIMDKMVTALDRNWHPEHFCCMKCGCSFGPEGFHEREGKAYCRQDFYEMFASRCHGCGKAITDNYISALNLLWHPECFVCRDCYTPFVDGSFFEHAGQPYCETHYHQRRGSLCLACQKPIAGRCISAMGGRFHPDHFVCAFCLRHLNKGTFKEQNGKPYCHPCFAKLFG; encoded by the exons ACGCCCTCCTTGCTGATTTGGAAAACACCACAACGCACATCTCCAAGCTGCTTCCAGAGGCGGGCGGCCCCAGACCCAAGGACTccgcaaccctctgcagccccaTCCTGCACAGCAATGGACACAGAGTCGACATCAGTCCTCAGCAGCCTCCTCCGCCTGCGTACACAGCTCAACAG ACAGTGAGAGCAGCTCAAGCCTCAACACAGCCTCGTCAGGGCAATAAAGATCACTTGTACAG CACTGTCTGCAAGCCGAAGACCAGGGAGGGGCCCGGCACCAGCACTTCCACCATGGTGGGGAGCGGCCTTTCCGAGCTGGACCAGCTGTTGCAGGAGCTCAACAGGACACAGAGCAGCATTACAG ATGAAATCCTGGCCCAGTTCCCTCCAGGTATATCAACAGAGACATCCTCCCTGAGCCCAGAGCCCCAGAAGGAGGCTGGCCCAGGCCTAGTGGATACGGGACACATCGGGAAGCAGGTGCCAACAGGGTTGGAGTCCAAGGCAGTTATGGGGAATGAACAGCCTGTGATCAC ACATACCGTTCCGCACCCAGAGCCAAAGACCTCGGCCACTTCCGCCACGCTGGAGCTGGATAGACTCATGGCGTCACTGTCAGACTTCAAGATTCACAGCACA CCACCGGCTCAGCCAGCAGCACAGACGAGGGTGTCTGCCGTCTCCGGAGACCCCGTCGCGGCCAGACAGACGGACTCCGTGGATGGGAACCTGGACGACATGCTGGGGAAGCTTCAGTCGAACCTGCTCCAGCAGGGAGTGTCGACTGTGCCTAAGGGGAGTTGTACAGCCTGCAGGAAGCCCATCGTAGGGCAG ATGGTGACCGCGCTGGGCCAGACCTGGCACCCCGAACATTTTGTCTGCACCCACTGCCAGGTGGAGATCGGGGGCAGGAACTTCTTTGAGAAGGAAGGCCTGCCCTACTGTGAGCAGGATTACTGGGAGCTGTTCTCCCCCCGCTGTGCCGACTGCAAACAGCCCATCATGGAT AAAATGGTGACTGCACTTGATCGGAACTGGCACCCAGAACACTTCTGCTGCATGAAGTGTGGCTGCTCCTTCGGTCctgagg GTTTCCACGAGCGGGAAGGCAAGGCCTACTGTCGGCAGGACTTCTACGAAATGTTTGCTTCCCGTTGCCATGGGTGTGGGAAGGCCATTACCGACAACTACATCTCTGCCCTCAACCTGCTCTGGCACCCCGAGTGTTTTGTCTGCAGG GACTGCTACACACCGTTCGTGGATGGCAGCTTCTTCGAGCACGCCGGGCAGCCGTACTGCGAGACCCACTACCACCAGCGGCGGGGGTCCCTCTGCCTCGCCTGCCAGAAGCCCATCGCCGGCCGCTGCATCTCCGCCATGGGCGGCCGCTTCCACCCCGACCACTTCGTCTGTGCTTTTTGCCTCCGCCACCTCAACAAGGGCACCTTCAAGGAGCAGAACGGGAAGCCCTACTGCCACCCGTGTTTCGCCAAGCTTTTCGGCTAG